The following is a genomic window from Candidatus Moraniibacteriota bacterium.
TATTTTTCAATCTGCTCAACAATTTCTTTTTGAACTTCAATCGGCGGGAGTGGAAAAATAAATAATTCTTTAAGTTTTGATGGCCTTACTTCTTTGATCGTAACCCCTGTTGCTAAAGATTGGATATACTCTTTTTTGTTTTCTAAAATACGGGCTAGAAATTCAGGTAAAATTTTATTTTTATCAACAACAATCCCAGACAATCCTTGCTTTGTTGCTGTAGGAACTTTTGCAATTCCAACATTGCCAATAGTTGCACCCAAAGAAATAATTATTGATCCGACAGGCCAAACTTTAGCAGAACTATTTTCCAGCCCAAGTTTGGTTAATTTTTCCGTAGTGTCAAAAATTTCTGATTTAATATCTTTCACAACACACCAACAAATATCCCCGCCAAAATATTCTGGTTTTCTTCTAGACGGAGTGCCTCCATCTTTCATGTCAATCACAGTATCACCAAGTTTTACAAGAGGCCATTTTACATTAGAATAACTAAGCACAGTTTTATATCTCTCTCCCGAAAGATTATAATCTCCCGCCGCAATTATTTTTTCTTTGGAAACAATATGAGCGATTTGCTTTTCGTCTTCGCTAAATTTTTTATCGTCTAAAGACGATTTGTATTTCTTGATAACTTCCAATGCCAAAGGCAAATCGTTTTTATTATGTTCCCGCCTTTGCGCGCCTAAATCAAAACCGTCATTTTGAATTTTTACAAACAAAAAGTTTTTTGTTTTCTTTGAAATCTCATTATCAAAAAGTAAGATACTGGTTTTTACTCCCGCATAGGGATTAAATACACCGGCAGGAAGCGAAACGACAGAAAAAAGCCCATCCTCAATTAATTTTTTACGCAACTGCGTATAAGCATTATTTGATTGAAAAATTATTCCTTCGGGAACGATTATTCCAGCCCGTCCTTTTATTGTTAAATGCTCAACGATATAATCCACAAAAAGCACTTCCGCGCGATTCGCCTGAATAGAAAATCTTTTGTGGGGAACAATTCCGCCTTTTGGTGTCATAAATGGCGGATTTGCCATTATTACATCAAATGTTTCGTCCCATCTTTTTTCGCTTGAAAGTGTGTCATATTCATGGATTTTTGGTTCTGGGAATCCATGTAGATACATATTCACAAGTGCCAATTTCACCATATCGGGCGAAATATCATAGCCCGACAAATTATTCATCAATTTCAATTTTTCATCTGGCGTGAGTGGTTTTTCTTTGTTGGTTTTCAAAATGTGCTTGTAGGCAGAAATCAAAAATCCGGCCGTCCCGCAAGCGGGATCAAGGATTGTTTCATTTTTCTTCGGATCAACCACTTCAACGATAAAATCAATGATGTGACGAGGCGTGCGGAATTGCCCCGCATCGCCTTGGCTTCCGAGAATGGAAAGCAGGTATTCAAAAGCATTGCCTAAATTTTCGCTATGTTCGTAATTAAATTCGTTGATCTCTTTGAGGAACAGCGAAAGTGTACGCGAGTCGTTGTATGGCAAAAATGCACCTTTGAAAATATCACGGAACAATTGCGGAATATGCGGATTTTTCGACATATTCGTAATTGCCTGAACATACAGATCGAGGCGTTCTTGTCCCGAAAGCCTGTTATCCAAGAGTTTCGTCCAAGCGTATTGCGAAAATCCGTTGGCGAAAAATTTTGCCTCTCCGCCAAGTTCTTCCGATTCCTTGTCCATATCGTCCATAAACTTATAGACGAGAGCGGTTGTGATTTGCTCAACTTGCGCCTTGGGGTCTGGCACTTTGCCGACAAGGATTTGCCTCGCAGAGTCAAGTTTTCTTT
Proteins encoded in this region:
- a CDS encoding N-6 DNA methylase, with the translated sequence MLDQVTKRKLDSARQILVGKVPDPKAQVEQITTALVYKFMDDMDKESEELGGEAKFFANGFSQYAWTKLLDNRLSGQERLDLYVQAITNMSKNPHIPQLFRDIFKGAFLPYNDSRTLSLFLKEINEFNYEHSENLGNAFEYLLSILGSQGDAGQFRTPRHIIDFIVEVVDPKKNETILDPACGTAGFLISAYKHILKTNKEKPLTPDEKLKLMNNLSGYDISPDMVKLALVNMYLHGFPEPKIHEYDTLSSEKRWDETFDVIMANPPFMTPKGGIVPHKRFSIQANRAEVLFVDYIVEHLTIKGRAGIIVPEGIIFQSNNAYTQLRKKLIEDGLFSVVSLPAGVFNPYAGVKTSILLFDNEISKKTKNFLFVKIQNDGFDLGAQRREHNKNDLPLALEVIKKYKSSLDDKKFSEDEKQIAHIVSKEKIIAAGDYNLSGERYKTVLSYSNVKWPLVKLGDTVIDMKDGGTPSRRKPEYFGGDICWCVVKDIKSEIFDTTEKLTKLGLENSSAKVWPVGSIIISLGATIGNVGIAKVPTATKQGLSGIVVDKNKILPEFLARILENKKEYIQSLATGVTIKEVRPSKLKELFIFPLPPIEVQKEIVEQIEKYQHIIDSAKQIISNYKPTIKVDPSWQIIELGNLFLDTKLGLVKDKSMQADVFPYPYIKMDNITIDGNLELDSVAHVEASKEELEKYILSDGDFIYNTRNAPNLVGKSTVYHGEDGKYLFNNNILRIRFRKETDPDYVNYYLNTEEGKQKIKTLVSGTTSVAAIYQKNFATITVPLPPIEVQKEIVDEISKEKECVSASAKTIDIFEKKISQLINDIL